A genomic region of Deinococcus sp. KSM4-11 contains the following coding sequences:
- a CDS encoding lipopolysaccharide assembly protein LapB has product MTQPTRYVLTGLMLALAVPASAQTLVETVTTTSVQNTLNSADASTTLKVPAIPGTPAPATDSTGSAATSPAVPAVTVTPLTAGQQRQLGTAQLAFQAGQYVQARRQFEALVAANYTNPEPHFGLALTLLAQKDDKGASFELGQFVALAPDRFEGPYNLGVIATRAGRYDDALKLYGEAATLMVGKATPTAQRQVLDALATEQTRKADFTALSATLAATVALDPTNQDAQYRLAQARTLSGQGAAALPGVYALLKQAPARADAALLLVDIYVAQGLPDRAMRELNAALTRVTVGTDRSDLLLRKANLLAASGDTYNAVMSAQNATRENGRNAAAFARLGELRAARGDRPGALTAYLNATKLAPQNAMYRVALAGVRLTLNQPVDAAADAAAALKLKPEGAQLARAQYVQGISAYQQGQYPQAIKALRASQATAPSADAALWLGLSAYATKDYATAATALAESVKLDPTPMARQNLASALLASARYAEAEAVLRGLVSENAKNAEAWFMLGLAQRAQQREHDARISLETAATLGNLRAEGALK; this is encoded by the coding sequence GTGACGCAACCGACCCGCTATGTACTGACCGGCCTGATGCTGGCCCTCGCCGTGCCCGCCTCCGCCCAGACCCTGGTGGAGACGGTGACGACCACCAGCGTTCAGAACACCCTCAACTCCGCCGATGCCAGCACCACCCTGAAGGTGCCCGCTATCCCTGGCACGCCCGCACCGGCCACGGACTCCACTGGCAGCGCCGCTACCAGCCCGGCTGTGCCGGCCGTGACCGTCACGCCCCTCACGGCCGGGCAGCAGCGGCAGTTGGGAACGGCCCAACTGGCGTTCCAGGCCGGACAGTATGTCCAGGCCCGCCGGCAGTTCGAGGCGCTGGTCGCCGCGAATTACACCAACCCGGAGCCGCATTTCGGGCTGGCCCTCACGCTGCTCGCGCAGAAGGACGACAAGGGCGCGTCCTTTGAGCTCGGGCAGTTCGTGGCCCTCGCACCGGACCGCTTCGAGGGACCGTACAACCTGGGCGTGATCGCCACCCGCGCCGGCCGCTACGACGACGCCCTCAAGCTCTATGGCGAGGCGGCGACCCTGATGGTCGGAAAGGCCACGCCCACCGCCCAGCGGCAGGTACTTGACGCCCTGGCGACCGAGCAGACCCGCAAGGCGGACTTCACGGCGCTGAGCGCGACGCTGGCCGCCACGGTCGCCCTCGACCCCACCAACCAGGACGCGCAGTACCGTCTGGCCCAGGCGCGCACGCTGTCCGGACAGGGCGCGGCCGCGCTCCCCGGCGTGTACGCCCTGCTCAAACAGGCTCCCGCCCGTGCAGACGCGGCCCTGCTGCTCGTGGACATCTACGTGGCCCAGGGGCTGCCGGATCGGGCCATGCGGGAACTGAACGCCGCCCTGACCCGCGTGACCGTCGGCACGGATCGCAGCGACCTGCTGCTGCGCAAGGCGAACCTGCTGGCGGCCAGTGGCGACACGTACAACGCCGTCATGTCCGCGCAGAACGCCACGCGAGAAAATGGCCGCAACGCCGCCGCCTTCGCCCGCCTGGGCGAACTCCGCGCGGCCAGGGGCGATCGGCCCGGAGCGTTGACCGCCTACCTGAACGCCACGAAGCTTGCCCCTCAGAACGCCATGTATCGCGTGGCTCTGGCAGGCGTGCGCCTCACGTTGAACCAGCCGGTCGACGCGGCCGCCGACGCCGCCGCGGCCCTGAAACTCAAGCCCGAAGGGGCCCAGCTCGCCCGTGCACAGTACGTGCAGGGAATCAGCGCCTACCAGCAGGGCCAGTACCCCCAGGCCATCAAAGCCCTGCGGGCCAGCCAGGCGACCGCGCCGAGCGCCGACGCGGCCCTGTGGCTGGGGCTCAGCGCCTATGCCACCAAGGATTACGCCACGGCCGCCACGGCCCTGGCCGAGAGCGTGAAACTCGACCCGACCCCCATGGCCCGCCAGAACCTCGCCTCGGCGCTGCTGGCCAGCGCCCGCTACGCCGAAGCCGAGGCCGTGCTGCGCGGCCTGGTCAGCGAGAATGCGAAGAACGCCGAGGCGTGGTTCATGCTGGGTCTCGCCCAGCGCGCCCAGCAGCGTGAACACGACGCCCGGATCTCCCTGGAGACCGCCGCGACCCTGGGAAACCTCCGGGCTGAAGGAGCGCTGAAGTGA
- the lysS gene encoding homocitrate synthase, with the protein MTPELPEAPVNYVPLIPARSWAIIDSTLREGEQFAKGNFKSGDKIEIARALDAFGAEFIEVTTPMVSEQTHADIIKLTSLGLKSKFLTHVRCHMEDVQRAVDTGVHGLDLLFGTSSFLREFSHGKDIAGIIASAQKVIGWIKDNHPQLQIRFSAEDTFRSEEADLMAVYRAVSDLGVNRVGLADTVGVATPRQVYTLVREVRKVIHAECGIEFHGHNDTGCAVSNAYEAIEAGATHIDTTILGIGERNGITPLGGFLARMFTFDPQGLSEKYNLELLPELDAMIARMVGLPIPWNNYLTGEFAYNHKAGMHLKAIYLNPGAYEAIPPGAFGVGRRIQAGSKVTGKHAIAYKARELGLHYGEDALRRVTDHIKALAEQDELDDAHLEQVLREWVSA; encoded by the coding sequence ATGACCCCAGAACTTCCAGAAGCTCCCGTCAATTACGTCCCGCTGATTCCCGCGCGCTCGTGGGCGATCATCGATTCCACCCTGCGGGAAGGCGAGCAGTTTGCCAAGGGGAACTTCAAATCGGGCGACAAGATCGAAATTGCCCGTGCGCTCGACGCATTCGGAGCCGAGTTCATCGAGGTCACCACGCCGATGGTCAGCGAGCAGACGCACGCGGACATCATCAAGCTGACGTCGCTGGGCCTAAAGTCGAAGTTTCTGACGCATGTGCGCTGTCACATGGAGGACGTGCAGCGGGCCGTGGACACCGGTGTGCACGGGCTGGATCTGCTGTTCGGCACCAGTTCGTTCCTGCGCGAATTCTCGCATGGCAAGGACATCGCCGGGATCATCGCCTCGGCGCAGAAGGTGATCGGATGGATCAAGGACAACCACCCGCAGCTCCAGATCCGCTTCAGCGCTGAGGACACCTTCCGCAGCGAGGAGGCAGACCTGATGGCCGTGTACCGGGCCGTGTCCGACCTGGGCGTGAACCGGGTGGGGCTGGCCGACACCGTGGGCGTCGCCACGCCCCGGCAGGTGTACACGCTGGTGCGCGAGGTGCGTAAGGTCATCCACGCCGAGTGCGGCATCGAATTCCACGGTCACAACGACACGGGCTGCGCGGTCAGCAACGCCTATGAGGCCATCGAGGCCGGGGCGACCCACATCGACACGACCATCCTGGGCATCGGGGAGCGCAACGGCATCACGCCGCTGGGCGGCTTCCTGGCCCGCATGTTCACCTTCGATCCGCAGGGCCTGAGCGAGAAGTACAACCTGGAACTCCTGCCGGAACTGGACGCCATGATCGCGCGCATGGTCGGCCTGCCGATTCCATGGAACAACTACCTGACCGGCGAGTTCGCCTACAACCACAAGGCCGGCATGCACCTCAAGGCCATCTACCTGAATCCCGGCGCGTACGAGGCCATTCCGCCCGGTGCCTTCGGCGTGGGCCGGCGCATCCAGGCGGGCAGCAAGGTCACGGGCAAGCACGCCATCGCCTACAAGGCCCGTGAACTGGGCCTGCACTACGGCGAGGACGCCCTGCGCCGCGTGACCGACCACATCAAGGCGCTGGCCGAGCAGGACGAGCTGGACGACGCCCACCTGGAACAGGTGCTGCGCGAGTGGGTCAGCGCCTGA
- a CDS encoding SPOR domain-containing protein translates to MSRPAPRARRWPDLLIGLLVALLLVGFGLLLFRPENRAATGAVTPTTPATTDTGTPSIPSAPAPSATTPDTSTVPSTSATTEPPTIAAAPVEATQPVTTTPAATPDSTTPSTTATTATPATTTTPRSGGAVAASERRVPLRSDYRITLGTFSSTQAATTGTAPVSVLGYTVYPIDLGSQVVAQVGPYADEATARQALADIQRAYPGALLYPPRNKSLSQSTPSGTQTATPTASATPTAPAVPSGPTYLQVGAFDRVASAQKLVQQLRDLGYSPTVNAPDGKKVTVLVGPYSGDAVTRTESRLSASGLDHFRVR, encoded by the coding sequence GTGAGTCGTCCCGCACCACGGGCCAGGCGCTGGCCTGACCTGCTGATCGGCCTGCTGGTCGCGCTGCTGCTGGTGGGCTTCGGCCTGCTGCTGTTCCGTCCAGAGAACCGCGCCGCCACGGGGGCGGTCACCCCCACCACTCCGGCGACCACGGACACCGGTACGCCCAGCATCCCCAGTGCCCCCGCACCGAGCGCCACCACACCGGATACCAGCACGGTTCCGTCCACCTCCGCGACGACTGAACCGCCCACGATCGCGGCCGCTCCCGTCGAGGCGACCCAGCCCGTCACGACCACCCCCGCCGCGACTCCCGACAGCACCACGCCGTCCACCACGGCCACGACAGCGACCCCAGCCACGACCACCACCCCCCGATCGGGTGGAGCCGTTGCGGCCAGCGAGCGTCGGGTGCCACTGCGCAGCGATTACCGCATCACACTCGGCACGTTCAGCAGCACCCAGGCGGCCACCACCGGCACCGCACCGGTCAGTGTGCTGGGCTACACCGTCTACCCCATCGACCTCGGTTCCCAGGTCGTCGCGCAGGTCGGCCCTTACGCCGACGAGGCCACCGCACGCCAGGCCCTCGCTGACATCCAGCGGGCCTATCCGGGCGCCCTGCTGTACCCACCCCGCAACAAGAGCCTCAGCCAGAGCACGCCCAGTGGCACTCAGACGGCCACTCCTACCGCCAGCGCCACGCCCACAGCACCCGCCGTGCCCAGCGGCCCCACCTACCTTCAGGTTGGGGCCTTTGACCGCGTCGCGAGCGCCCAGAAGCTCGTCCAGCAGCTCCGCGACTTGGGCTACTCCCCCACCGTGAACGCCCCCGACGGCAAGAAAGTCACGGTGCTGGTCGGCCCCTACAGCGGCGACGCCGTCACCCGCACGGAAAGCCGCCTGAGCGCCAGCGGCCTCGATCACTTCCGGGTGCGCTGA
- a CDS encoding PhzF family phenazine biosynthesis protein, with amino-acid sequence MTSDMAVYRTFPSADHGGKRVAVFADAAGDLQQRAALGEPLSVFVEGADVGTLQLRVYTPVREKRSSDSAAVAALTWLSSTQSVSDLMQVEMGGETFSAQLCGGEWLLRQGVVTVEDVAADLSPIGLAGRPMWTARTERPNLVVEVTDLAALDAYTPDADAISALNRATGTTGLIVFTPGGPNRADVSFRAFGPLKGFVEDAASSNMLACLVGVLGRIGHLPTDTNLLTAAQRMPGAPSRLTVQFDVTRDGVEVWVGGRATAWPQPTVSSVSDD; translated from the coding sequence ATGACGAGTGATATGGCCGTGTACCGCACCTTTCCCAGCGCCGACCATGGCGGCAAGCGCGTGGCCGTCTTCGCCGATGCGGCGGGTGATCTTCAACAGCGGGCCGCCCTGGGCGAACCTCTGAGCGTCTTTGTGGAAGGCGCGGATGTGGGTACCCTACAGCTGCGGGTGTACACCCCGGTTCGTGAGAAGCGCAGTTCGGACAGCGCGGCGGTCGCGGCCCTGACGTGGCTGTCCTCCACGCAGTCGGTCTCCGATCTGATGCAGGTCGAGATGGGCGGCGAGACGTTCAGTGCCCAGCTGTGCGGCGGCGAGTGGCTGCTGCGACAGGGCGTGGTCACGGTCGAGGACGTGGCTGCTGACCTCTCCCCCATCGGGTTGGCTGGCCGGCCCATGTGGACGGCGCGCACGGAACGCCCGAATCTGGTGGTCGAGGTGACCGATCTGGCGGCGCTGGACGCCTACACCCCGGACGCCGACGCCATCTCGGCCCTGAACCGCGCGACGGGCACGACCGGGCTGATCGTGTTCACGCCGGGCGGCCCGAACCGCGCGGACGTGAGTTTCCGGGCCTTCGGGCCGCTGAAGGGCTTTGTGGAGGATGCCGCGAGCAGCAACATGCTCGCCTGTCTGGTGGGTGTGCTGGGCCGCATCGGGCACCTTCCGACTGACACGAACCTGCTCACGGCCGCCCAGCGGATGCCCGGCGCTCCGTCGCGGCTGACCGTGCAGTTCGACGTGACCAGAGACGGCGTGGAGGTCTGGGTGGGGGGCCGCGCGACCGCCTGGCCGCAGCCCACGGTTTCGTCCGTCAGCGACGACTAG
- the secD gene encoding protein translocase subunit SecD: protein MTYGNKNSARNRGGNDRRPPPPRRTPSGSSSSSRWVPILLLLTLLASLAYIWRPWEHRDNIWTIWNPGKYEFVTLGLDLKGGLRIELAPESGSATKDELDRVKTVIENRINALGVAEPTVTVAGGRRVVVEIPGATPAVQQRAREIIQRTARLEFRIVQANAQPDATLRTNKPETGGYTLAQLGPVEATGEVIANAQAATDQRTGSWVVTFTNTDKGAATFGDFTGKNVGKLMAVVLDDQIQSVATIQQKLFRDVQITGSFSAEEANQLALVLKSGALPIKIKTEAEQAIGPTLGADAIRSGAIAALVGIGLVFLMLFFYYGLWFGLVGALGLVFSSIVILGMLAGFGSTLTLPGIAGLVLTIGAAVDGNVISFERIKEELNKGKGIKNAINAGYQHSTAAILDVNASHLLSALALYNYSTGPVKGFAVTLMIGVIASTFSNLVFAKWFMGWLAQRRSNMSAPNWIKHTNIDFIKAAPIVTTVSVLLAVAGLAILGTRNLNYGVDFTSGTTLTVRTSASTTTEQVRSAVAGAGVNNVTAQSATIQRDITPGQGGAQYNIKVPELTTAQIATLSSAVTKLPGGQVQATATVGPTVGKELTDKTIKAVLLGMTLILIYVGFRFDFIMGLGSIVAVVHDVGIVMGLYSLLGLEFTIATVAAVLTLIGYSLNDSIIVSDRIRENIKEMRGKSYREIVNTSINQTLSRTIMTSVSTMLPLVSLLIFGGPVLRDFSLILLVGILIGTYSSIFIVAPLVVYFEEWNRKRKAGGQPAKA from the coding sequence GTGACCTACGGCAACAAGAACTCAGCCCGCAACCGTGGCGGCAACGACCGCCGTCCACCTCCACCCCGGCGCACGCCGTCCGGCAGCAGTTCGTCGTCGCGCTGGGTGCCGATCCTGCTGCTCCTCACGCTGCTCGCCAGCCTGGCGTACATCTGGCGGCCGTGGGAGCACCGCGACAACATCTGGACGATCTGGAATCCCGGCAAGTACGAGTTCGTGACCCTGGGCCTGGACCTCAAGGGCGGCCTGCGGATCGAGCTGGCGCCTGAATCCGGAAGCGCCACCAAGGACGAACTCGACCGCGTGAAGACCGTGATCGAGAACCGCATCAACGCGCTGGGCGTGGCGGAACCGACCGTGACCGTGGCGGGCGGACGGCGCGTCGTCGTGGAAATTCCTGGGGCCACGCCCGCCGTGCAGCAGCGCGCCCGCGAGATCATCCAGCGCACCGCGCGCCTGGAATTCCGCATTGTGCAGGCGAATGCCCAACCGGACGCGACGCTCCGAACCAACAAACCCGAGACGGGCGGGTACACGCTCGCGCAGCTCGGCCCGGTCGAGGCGACGGGTGAGGTGATCGCCAACGCCCAGGCCGCCACGGATCAGCGCACCGGCAGCTGGGTGGTGACCTTCACGAACACCGACAAGGGTGCGGCGACCTTCGGCGACTTCACCGGGAAGAACGTCGGGAAGCTGATGGCCGTGGTGCTCGACGACCAGATCCAGAGCGTGGCCACGATTCAGCAGAAGCTCTTCCGTGACGTGCAGATCACTGGGTCGTTCAGCGCCGAGGAAGCCAACCAGCTCGCGCTGGTGCTGAAGTCCGGCGCGCTGCCGATCAAGATCAAGACAGAAGCCGAGCAGGCCATCGGGCCGACGCTGGGCGCCGACGCCATCCGCAGCGGGGCGATTGCCGCGCTGGTCGGGATCGGGCTGGTCTTCCTGATGCTGTTCTTCTACTACGGACTGTGGTTCGGACTGGTCGGCGCGCTAGGTCTGGTGTTCTCCAGCATCGTCATTCTGGGGATGCTGGCGGGCTTCGGATCCACCCTGACCCTGCCGGGGATAGCGGGCCTGGTGCTGACCATCGGGGCGGCGGTCGACGGCAACGTGATCTCCTTCGAGCGCATCAAGGAGGAGCTGAACAAGGGCAAGGGCATCAAGAACGCCATCAATGCCGGGTACCAGCACTCCACGGCGGCAATTCTGGACGTGAACGCCTCGCACCTCCTGTCGGCGCTGGCGCTGTACAACTACTCGACCGGTCCGGTGAAGGGCTTCGCCGTGACCCTGATGATCGGCGTGATCGCCAGCACCTTCTCGAACCTGGTGTTTGCGAAGTGGTTCATGGGCTGGCTCGCGCAGCGCCGCTCCAACATGAGCGCGCCGAACTGGATCAAGCACACGAACATCGACTTCATCAAGGCGGCCCCGATCGTGACGACCGTCAGCGTGCTGCTGGCCGTGGCCGGCCTGGCGATCCTGGGCACCCGGAACCTGAACTACGGCGTGGACTTCACGTCCGGCACGACCCTGACCGTGAGAACGTCCGCCAGCACCACCACGGAACAGGTGCGCTCGGCCGTCGCGGGGGCGGGCGTGAACAACGTCACGGCCCAGAGTGCGACCATCCAGCGTGACATCACGCCCGGCCAGGGCGGCGCGCAGTACAACATCAAGGTACCCGAACTGACCACGGCGCAGATCGCCACCCTGAGCAGCGCGGTGACCAAACTGCCGGGCGGTCAGGTGCAGGCGACCGCCACGGTCGGCCCCACGGTCGGCAAGGAACTGACGGACAAGACCATCAAGGCCGTGCTGCTGGGCATGACGCTGATCCTGATCTACGTCGGCTTCCGCTTCGATTTCATCATGGGGCTGGGATCCATCGTGGCCGTGGTGCACGACGTGGGGATCGTGATGGGTCTGTACTCGCTGCTGGGCCTAGAATTCACGATCGCGACCGTGGCCGCCGTGCTGACCCTGATCGGCTATTCGCTGAACGACTCGATCATCGTCTCGGACAGGATCCGCGAGAACATCAAGGAGATGCGCGGCAAGAGCTACCGCGAGATCGTGAACACCAGCATCAACCAGACGCTGTCGCGCACGATCATGACATCCGTGAGCACCATGCTGCCGCTGGTGAGCCTGCTGATCTTCGGCGGCCCGGTGCTCCGCGACTTCAGCTTGATCCTGCTGGTGGGCATCCTCATCGGGACGTATTCGTCGATCTTCATCGTGGCCCCGCTGGTCGTGTACTTCGAGGAATGGAACCGCAAACGCAAGGCCGGAGGCCAGCCCGCGAAGGCCTGA
- the argC gene encoding N-acetyl-gamma-glutamyl-phosphate reductase: MTAPEPLSVAIVGGSGYAGGELLRLALNHPHLTVTQVTSERSAGTPVSLVHPNLRGRTNLKFRKAADLEPADVIVLALPHGSAAKRIAEFEAKGRILVDLSADFRLKDPAVYRATYGEDHPTPEQLPDWVYGNPELHREELVGATRIACAGCFATSVILALYPLLKLGVLLPKDITATGLVGSSAAGASASDSSHHPERAGSLRVYKPVGHRHTAEARQELPGNFPIHLTAISTPRVRGILTTVQAWVPDGWSDKDVWSAYREVYGQEPFIRIVKVARGLHRYPDPMLLDGTNYCDIGFEMDQDTGRVVLMSAIDNLVKGTAGHAIQSLNISQGWAETTGLDFAGLHPA; the protein is encoded by the coding sequence ATGACAGCACCGGAACCACTCAGCGTCGCCATCGTCGGCGGCAGCGGCTACGCGGGCGGGGAACTCCTGCGCCTCGCCCTGAACCACCCGCACCTTACCGTCACACAGGTGACCAGCGAACGCAGCGCCGGCACGCCTGTCAGCCTAGTGCACCCCAACCTGCGGGGCCGCACCAACCTGAAATTCAGAAAGGCCGCCGACCTGGAGCCCGCCGACGTGATTGTGCTGGCCCTGCCACATGGCAGCGCGGCCAAACGCATCGCCGAGTTCGAAGCCAAGGGCCGGATTCTGGTCGATCTGTCCGCCGACTTCCGGCTCAAAGACCCCGCCGTGTACCGGGCCACCTACGGCGAGGATCACCCGACCCCGGAACAACTGCCGGACTGGGTGTACGGCAATCCCGAACTGCACCGCGAGGAACTTGTCGGCGCGACCCGCATCGCCTGCGCCGGATGTTTCGCCACGTCGGTCATCCTGGCGCTGTACCCGCTGCTGAAGCTGGGCGTGCTGCTCCCTAAAGACATCACGGCCACCGGGCTGGTGGGCAGTTCCGCCGCCGGGGCAAGCGCATCCGACAGTTCCCACCACCCGGAGCGGGCTGGGAGCCTGCGCGTGTACAAGCCCGTCGGGCACCGGCACACCGCCGAAGCGCGGCAGGAACTCCCGGGCAACTTCCCCATTCACCTGACCGCCATCAGCACGCCGCGCGTGCGGGGCATCCTGACCACCGTACAGGCGTGGGTGCCGGACGGCTGGAGCGACAAGGACGTGTGGAGCGCGTACCGCGAGGTCTACGGCCAGGAGCCGTTCATCCGCATCGTGAAGGTGGCACGGGGGCTCCACCGCTATCCCGATCCCATGCTGCTCGACGGCACGAACTACTGCGACATTGGTTTCGAGATGGATCAGGACACCGGGCGCGTGGTGCTCATGTCGGCCATCGACAACCTCGTGAAGGGAACGGCCGGGCACGCCATCCAGAGCCTGAACATCAGCCAGGGCTGGGCCGAGACTACCGGACTGGACTTCGCGGGATTGCACCCGGCCTGA
- the rlmN gene encoding 23S rRNA (adenine(2503)-C(2))-methyltransferase RlmN, translating to MELLLDLHPDAYPLEGFRRRQLLEWVYVQGAGSFDAMTNLPTDLRAELASTYQLNPYREIETVRSTDGSVKYLFTLHDGRQMEAVYMPYLDRRTICVSTMVGCPAKCAFCATGAMGFGRNLTPGEIVGQILAVAGGEGLEPRELRNLVFMGMGEPLLNYANTMMAARILLHPLALGMSKRRVTLSTVGLPKGIRQLAAEDDLGIKLAISLHAPDDTTRNTIIPTGHRNSVAEIMDAAREYQAATGRRVTFEYAMLRGVNDHLWQAEELAGLLRGLVSHVNLIPMNPWDGSGFESSSEEQIQAFYDALEARGIDVSVRRSRGKDAGAACGQLALKRPGAVAGSA from the coding sequence ATGGAGCTTCTTCTCGACCTGCACCCCGACGCCTACCCCCTGGAGGGTTTCCGACGGCGGCAGCTGCTGGAATGGGTGTACGTGCAGGGCGCGGGCTCGTTCGACGCCATGACCAACCTGCCCACCGACCTCCGGGCGGAACTGGCCTCGACGTACCAGCTGAATCCCTACCGCGAGATCGAGACGGTGCGCAGTACCGACGGCTCGGTCAAGTACCTGTTTACCCTGCATGATGGCCGCCAGATGGAGGCGGTGTACATGCCTTACCTGGATCGCCGCACCATCTGCGTGTCGACGATGGTCGGCTGTCCCGCCAAATGCGCGTTCTGCGCGACGGGTGCCATGGGCTTCGGCCGCAACCTGACGCCGGGCGAGATCGTCGGTCAGATTCTGGCCGTGGCGGGCGGCGAGGGCCTGGAACCACGCGAGCTGCGGAACCTGGTGTTCATGGGCATGGGCGAACCGCTGCTGAACTACGCCAACACCATGATGGCGGCCCGCATCCTGCTGCACCCGCTGGCGCTGGGCATGAGCAAACGCCGCGTGACCCTCTCCACGGTGGGCCTTCCCAAGGGCATCCGGCAACTGGCCGCCGAGGACGACCTGGGCATCAAGCTGGCGATCAGCCTGCACGCCCCGGACGACACCACGCGCAACACCATCATTCCCACCGGGCACCGCAACTCGGTGGCGGAGATCATGGACGCCGCCCGCGAGTACCAGGCGGCCACCGGACGGCGCGTGACCTTCGAGTACGCCATGCTGCGCGGCGTGAACGACCATCTGTGGCAGGCCGAGGAATTGGCCGGACTGCTGCGGGGCCTGGTCAGTCACGTCAACCTGATTCCCATGAACCCGTGGGACGGCTCAGGCTTCGAGTCGAGCAGCGAGGAGCAGATCCAGGCGTTCTACGACGCCCTGGAAGCACGCGGGATCGATGTCAGCGTGCGACGCTCGCGCGGGAAGGATGCGGGCGCGGCCTGCGGTCAGCTGGCCCTGAAACGACCGGGAGCTGTGGCCGGCAGCGCCTGA